From the Chryseobacterium sp. G0201 genome, the window AATCCTTCTTCCTGTAATCTCTCAGAAGCTTCTTTTTTAAATTCATCAATATATCTTTCGCGGTTTTCTTTGGCCAGCTCTAATTTTTCCGTGATTTCGTTAAAAACTTCGGGATTATTGTATTTTAAAGATAAATCTTCAAGTTCAGATTTAATGTTATACAAACCTAAACGGTGCGCCATCGGAGCATAAATATAGACCGTTTCAGAAGCAATTTTCTTCTGTTTGTCCGGTGCCATGCTTTCCAATGTTCTCATATTGTGAAGTCGGTCGGCAATTTTGATCAAAATAACCCTGAAATCTTCGGATAAAGTCAGCAAAAGCTTTCTGTAGTTTTCAGATTGTACGGAGATATTCTGATGATTCATGATGGATATTTTGGTTAATCCATTCACGATGTTGGCTATTTTTTCTCCAAATATCTTTTTGAGATCTTCGTAAGTGTAGTCTGAATCTTCAATTACATCGTGCAATAAAGCACAGGCAATGGAAGTTGCTCCCAAACCAATTTCTGTCGCTACAATTTTCGCAACGGCAATGGGGTGGTAGATATAAGGTTCGCCGGATTTCCTCCTTTGATCCTTGTGGGCATCTAATGCTATATCAAATGCCTTTCGGATGAGTTTATTATTTTCCTCATCCAAAGTTCTGTAGGTGTTCGAAATCAGATCCTTATATCTTGCAAGAATCTCTTTGTTTTCCTGTTCTAAGTCGTAACTCATTTGTGTAAAAGCCTATATTTAAACGAAAATACGAAAATTTTTCCACTTTTCAAAGCATAAAAAAATCCGCAGAACGTTCTACGGATTTTCGGTTATTAGTAATTAATTTTGATATTAGAATTTGACTTCAGAGTCCATACCACTGTTTGAAGTTTTTATTTTAACATTGGGACTATTATGTATTTCTGCTCTGTTTCTGGCATCAATGAGCCTTTTGATATTGTTATAATCTGCCTGTTCTATACTTACATTTTCAAATAAGTAAGTTTTTACTACAGAATTTTGATTAAAAATGCTTTTTGCATTGTCTGCTTGATCCTTATCTTTTACAGAAACACTTGTCATATACTGAGAGTAATGGTGTGTATCATCAAGATATACAATGTAATCTGAACTTCCGAATCCCGAGCTTTCAAGATCAGTTTCGAGTTTCTTGTAATCGCTGTGATGTTCAAATAACCCAGCTAATATATTTGACATAAGCAGTAGTTTTAAATTTGTACTTTAAAGATAATAATAAATTTTCAAATACGTTGCATTAATTTTAATAAAATTAAGTTTATATTATTTTATCTATAAAATATTGTTAAAATTTATGAGAATGTCTATTGAATGCGTGTTTGATTTTTTGTTAATTTATAATTCATGGTTTTGACTAAAGTCGATCGATGGGATTCTTAAAAAAAAACGGGCTAAAGCCCGTTCTTGTTGATATTTGTCTTGTAAATTAAAGTTTTATTTAAAGTATTACATCTTAATAATTAAAAATTAATCTATTTTTTCGTTCTTAATTTCCTCTACAATTTCAGGATTTAAGAGAGTTGAAATATCTCCAAAGCTATTAAAATCACCTTCCGCAATTTTTCTCAAAATTCTACGCATAATCTTTCCTGAACGGGTTTTAGGAAGCCCGGAAACGAATTGTATTTTATCCAGTTTTGCAATCGGACCAATTTGATCTGAAATTAATTGATTGATCTCTTTTTTCAAATTTTCTCTTTGTCGACTTTCTCCCGTTTCCTTTAAAACTACATAGCCGTACAAAGCATTTCCTTTGATGTCGTGAGGATAGCCAACGATCGCAGATTCCGCAACGGCAGGGTGCTGATTGATGCTGTCCTCAATTGGAGCTGTCCCTAAATTATGCCCTGAAACAATAATTACATCATCCACACGACCTGTAATTCTGTAATATCCAACTTCATCTCTCAATGCGCCATCGCCGGTGAAATATTTTCCAGGAAAAGCAGTGAAATAGGTTTCTTTATACCTTTGGTGGTCACCCCAAATTGTTCTTGCAATTCCCGGCCATGGAAAACGGATACAAAGATTTCCTGTAACCTGATTTCCTGTAATTTCGTTGCGTTTATCATCCATCAAAACCGGTTGAATACCAGGAAGAGGTAGAGTAGCGTACGTAGGTTTTGTTGGAGTAATGAAAGGAAGCGGTGAAATCATAATTCCACCTGTTTCTGTCTGCCACCAAGTATCAACGATTGGACATTTTTTTCTTCCAACATGATCATTAAACCAGTGCCAAGCTTCATCATTGATCGGTTCTCCAACGGATCCGATTACTTTTAATGAACTCAAATCATGTTTATCAACCCATTCAGCACTTTCTTTCGCTAATGAACGAATGGCGGTTGGAGCAGTGTAAAATTGCGTAATTTTATGTTTTTCAATAACTTCCCAGAAACGGTCGGGCTCAGGATAAGTTGGTACACCTTCAAAAATTACGGTTGTAGCTCCATTACAAAGCGGTCCGTAAAGGATATATGAATGTCCCGTGATCCAGCCAATATCTGCGGTACACCAATAAATATCATTTTCCTGATAATTAAAAATATTTTTAAAAGTATAGGCAGTGTAAACCATGTATCCAGCGCAGGTATGAAGCATTCCTTTTGGTTTTCCTGTTGATCCGGAGGTGTATAGAATAAAAAGCGGATCTTCTGCATCCATAATTACAGTTACGAAATCCGGAGAAGCTTTTTCATAAAGGTCAGCTATCCAATGATCTCGGCCTTCTTTCATTTTGATCTCGTTGTGGGTTCTTTTTACGACTAAAACAGATTCAATTGTTGGCGTTTTTTCCAACGCTTCATCAACAATACTTTTTAAATCTAAAACCTTGCTTCCTCTGTAACTTCCGTCTGATGTGATAATCATTTTGGCTTCACAATCATTAATTCTTGACGCAACTGCGGCTGCCGAAAACCCTGCGAAAATTACAGAATGTACCGCGCCTAATTTTGCACAAGCCAACATTGTAACTGCTAATTCAGGGATCATCGGAAGGTAGATGCAAACTCTGTCACCTTTTTCGATGCCCATATCTCTAAGAATATTGGCTGTTTTGTTGACGCGAGTGTATAATTCGTTGTAAGAAATATGTTGCGCTGCTTCTTTTGGATCGTTGGGTTCCCAAATGATGGCGGTTTTTTCGCCTCTTTCGTTTAAGTGCCTGTCGATACAGTTTTTAGTGATATTTAATTTTGCATTTTTAAACCAAACGATTTTTGCTTCATTCATATCATACTTCACGACCTTGCTCCATCTTTGGTACCATACGAAGTTCTGATCTGCAATTTTGTCCCAGAATTTTTTAGGATTTTTAATAGAGTTTTTATACTCTTCAAAATAATGCGGAAGATCTTCTATTAAGTAATTTCTCATATCCCTTTCGTTTTTGAAATTTGAATTTATTTATATTTTAAATGTATGCTTAATTTCTTGTTTAAGCCCTATATTCCTCGATTTTTTGCTGAATTTCTTCAATGATTTTTTCATCATCAATCGTTGACGGAATCTGAAATTCCTTGCCGTCTAATAATGTTCTGATGAGCTTTCTTAAAATCTTTCCGGAACGTGTTTTGGGCAAACGTTTGACAATCATTACATTTTTAAGACAGGCAACGGCTCCGATTTTTTCACGAACTGATTTTATAATATCTTTTTCTACATTTTCTTTTGAAATAGTTGAACCATTCTTCAAAACAACCGTTGCAAAAGGGATCTGACCTTTCAGATCATCATCAATTCCGACAACGGCGCATTCTGCAACATCGGGATGTGACGAGACAATTTCTTCCATTTCTGAAGTGGAAAGTCTATGTCCTGCCACATTGATCACATCATCAACCCGCCCTGTGATGAAAATATAACCGTCTTCATCTTTTATGGCTCCGTCGCCAGAGAAATAATAACCTTTATATTGTGATAAATAATTGCTTTGAAATCTCTCATTATCATTCCATATTCCCAATAATGAACCTGGTGGAAGCGGAAGTTTTATAATTAAATAGCCTTCCTGATGAGCATCCAATTCATATCCGTTTTCATCGAAAATTTTAATATCATATCCCGGAATTGGTTTTCCGGCAGCTGCTCTTTTAATTTTATAGTTTTCATCAAAAGTCATTAAACCTAACATCGGCCATCCGGATTCTGTCTGCCACCAATGATCGATTGCGGGAACTCCGATATGCTTTTCAAACCAATCTAGAGTGGCAACATCACATCTTTCACCTGCCAAAAACTGTTTTTTGAAATGACTTAAATCGTATTTTTTCACCAATTCTCCGTTCGGATCTTCTTTTTTAATGGCTCGAATCGCTGTTGGAGCTGTAAACATCGCAGAAACTTTATATTCGGAAATTATTCTCCAAAATGTTCCTGCATCGGGAGTCATGATGGGTTTTCCTTCAAAAATAATCGTTGTATTTCTATTAATTAAAGGTCCATACACCGAAAAACTGTGACCAACTGCCCATCCAAAATCTGACGCTGCCCAAAAAGTGTCTCCTTCTTTAATTCCATAAACATATTTCATGGAAAATTTCAAAGCCGTGGCGTAACCTCCTGTGTCACGAGTAATTCCTTTTGGTTTTCCTGTAGTTCCTGAGGTGTACAGCAAATATAGCGGGTGAGTGGATTCAACAGAAACACAATCTAAAGGCTCTGATTTTTGAACCAATTCTTCATAGTCAATTAAACCATCGAACATTTCATGTTGATTTTCAACTAATTTTCTGTTGTAAACGATAATGTTCTCAACTTTATCCTGAGTGAGTTCAATCGCTTTTTCAACCAATGGTAAATAAGGAATTCTCTTGGAGATTTCTACTCCGGCCGTTGCTGTAATTAAAGCTTTTGGCTTGCAATCATCGATTCTTACAACCAACTCATGAGGTGCAAAACCTCCAAAAACGACATTATGAATGACTCCGATTCTTGCACAAGCCAACATTGCAAAAAGCGTCTGCGGAATCATTGGCATATAAATAACAGCCGTATCTCCTTTTGTTAAGTCTAAAGAAACTAAACCTCCCGCCAATTTTGAAATTTCCTCTTTTGCTTGATTGAAAGTGTACTGTCTTTTTTGGTTGGTAACCGGAGAATCGTAAATAATCGCAATCTGTTCTCCAAAACCGTCTTCAATGTGTTTATCAATGCATAAATAGCACATATTGAGTTTCCCATCAGAAAACCATTGGGTATAATCATTTTGGTCCTTAGAAAGAATTTGTGTAGGAAATTCAAACCAGTCGATTGCTTGAGCCTGTTCCTTCCAGAAATTCTCTTTGTCTTCTATGCTTTGTTTAAATAAACTCTCTGTATTCATATTAATTTTTTGTGTTTTGAATTAAAACACGAATGACACAAATTTTTTCACAAGGAACACAAATGGTGATTGTGTTATTAGTGAGATTTATTCGTGATATTTGTGTTTAAGTAAAATTCTATTCAAACATTTCCTCGATCTGTTGCATCAGTTTTTTGATGGAATAAGGTTTCGTTACAAACGCATCAGCTCCCATTTCCAGACCTTTTTCAATGTCTCTCGGATTGTTTTTCGCGCTCAGGAAAATGACTTTTGTATCTTTTAATTTTTTGTCTTGTTTAATGATGTCTAATGTGCTGTAACCATCAAGATTGGGCATCATAATATCAAGTAAAATTACATCGGGAATCATCGCTTTTAGAAATTCCAAAACTTCCGTACCGTCTCTTGCAATGTAAACGTCGTAGCCGTTTTTCTTGAAACTATATTCCAACGACATTAAAATTTTGTGCTCATCATCTGCAATGATTATCTTTTTCATATTGGGTTTTGATTTTGTTCAACTTCATTTTTAATCTCTTTTATTTTTTCGAAAGGGTGATCGTGAAAGTAACACCCAATCCGCTGTTTTCTGCTCTTATTGTTCCGCCTTGAGCTTGAACTATTTTCTTTGAAATTGCCAATCCAAGTCCGCTTCCTGTAGGTTTTAGTATATTTTGATTTTTAGACTGATAAAATTTATCGAAGATCATTTCCAGATCTTCTTCAGGAATATGTTTTCCTGTATTGAAAATGGTGATGATCAACT encodes:
- the acs gene encoding acetate--CoA ligase; this encodes MRNYLIEDLPHYFEEYKNSIKNPKKFWDKIADQNFVWYQRWSKVVKYDMNEAKIVWFKNAKLNITKNCIDRHLNERGEKTAIIWEPNDPKEAAQHISYNELYTRVNKTANILRDMGIEKGDRVCIYLPMIPELAVTMLACAKLGAVHSVIFAGFSAAAVASRINDCEAKMIITSDGSYRGSKVLDLKSIVDEALEKTPTIESVLVVKRTHNEIKMKEGRDHWIADLYEKASPDFVTVIMDAEDPLFILYTSGSTGKPKGMLHTCAGYMVYTAYTFKNIFNYQENDIYWCTADIGWITGHSYILYGPLCNGATTVIFEGVPTYPEPDRFWEVIEKHKITQFYTAPTAIRSLAKESAEWVDKHDLSSLKVIGSVGEPINDEAWHWFNDHVGRKKCPIVDTWWQTETGGIMISPLPFITPTKPTYATLPLPGIQPVLMDDKRNEITGNQVTGNLCIRFPWPGIARTIWGDHQRYKETYFTAFPGKYFTGDGALRDEVGYYRITGRVDDVIIVSGHNLGTAPIEDSINQHPAVAESAIVGYPHDIKGNALYGYVVLKETGESRQRENLKKEINQLISDQIGPIAKLDKIQFVSGLPKTRSGKIMRRILRKIAEGDFNSFGDISTLLNPEIVEEIKNEKID
- a CDS encoding AMP-binding protein; this translates as MNTESLFKQSIEDKENFWKEQAQAIDWFEFPTQILSKDQNDYTQWFSDGKLNMCYLCIDKHIEDGFGEQIAIIYDSPVTNQKRQYTFNQAKEEISKLAGGLVSLDLTKGDTAVIYMPMIPQTLFAMLACARIGVIHNVVFGGFAPHELVVRIDDCKPKALITATAGVEISKRIPYLPLVEKAIELTQDKVENIIVYNRKLVENQHEMFDGLIDYEELVQKSEPLDCVSVESTHPLYLLYTSGTTGKPKGITRDTGGYATALKFSMKYVYGIKEGDTFWAASDFGWAVGHSFSVYGPLINRNTTIIFEGKPIMTPDAGTFWRIISEYKVSAMFTAPTAIRAIKKEDPNGELVKKYDLSHFKKQFLAGERCDVATLDWFEKHIGVPAIDHWWQTESGWPMLGLMTFDENYKIKRAAAGKPIPGYDIKIFDENGYELDAHQEGYLIIKLPLPPGSLLGIWNDNERFQSNYLSQYKGYYFSGDGAIKDEDGYIFITGRVDDVINVAGHRLSTSEMEEIVSSHPDVAECAVVGIDDDLKGQIPFATVVLKNGSTISKENVEKDIIKSVREKIGAVACLKNVMIVKRLPKTRSGKILRKLIRTLLDGKEFQIPSTIDDEKIIEEIQQKIEEYRA
- a CDS encoding response regulator transcription factor, encoding MKKIIIADDEHKILMSLEYSFKKNGYDVYIARDGTEVLEFLKAMIPDVILLDIMMPNLDGYSTLDIIKQDKKLKDTKVIFLSAKNNPRDIEKGLEMGADAFVTKPYSIKKLMQQIEEMFE